A genomic segment from Bacillus cereus G9842 encodes:
- a CDS encoding DUF350 domain-containing protein codes for MINFLSYLAVTLGLLCIGLFLMEVTTKVKEFKLMAQGNKAVSYVLGGRLLGLAIVLYSTAANSISLLDMISWGAVGILAQIIVFYLAEWLTPRFNINKSLEEDNQAVGLFLMFLSLSIGIVIAGCITY; via the coding sequence ATGATTAATTTTTTATCATATTTAGCAGTAACACTCGGACTTTTATGTATTGGTCTGTTCTTGATGGAAGTGACAACGAAAGTTAAGGAATTTAAGTTAATGGCTCAAGGGAATAAGGCGGTAAGCTATGTGCTTGGAGGACGATTACTTGGGTTAGCTATTGTTTTATATTCGACAGCAGCTAATTCAATTTCACTTCTTGATATGATTTCGTGGGGAGCAGTTGGGATTTTGGCTCAAATTATCGTTTTTTATTTAGCTGAGTGGCTTACACCACGCTTTAATATAAACAAAAGTCTTGAAGAAGATAATCAAGCAGTCGGTCTTTTTCTTATGTTTTTATCGCTTTCAATTGGGATTGTAATTGCTGGCTGTATAACTTATTAA
- a CDS encoding P-type ATPase yields MLYANKTVGNTSYKLSKKSIKEQTMLQKNKDLLIEIATRDVKSVFAYFKTTRDGLSMKEAQKRIQVYGRNELTSKRALLAEVMMKLGGMIPGFSKQRVCDELQRETITVSRVECSSSTGLNSELKMMEIPVQELVPGDMIFLSAGDAVPADVRIIYADDLLVNESVLTGNEASIEKFESCYHLERKRFIPLKRMKDYNPLELENVCFKGSHIVSGNAKAVVVSTGKNTYSGILHTCCSRMS; encoded by the coding sequence ATGTTATATGCAAACAAAACTGTGGGTAACACGTCATATAAACTAAGTAAAAAATCAATAAAAGAACAAACAATGCTTCAAAAAAATAAAGATTTATTAATTGAAATTGCAACAAGAGATGTAAAATCTGTATTTGCATATTTTAAAACAACAAGAGACGGACTATCAATGAAAGAGGCACAAAAACGTATTCAAGTATATGGCCGAAATGAACTAACTTCAAAAAGAGCACTTCTTGCAGAAGTAATGATGAAGCTTGGTGGCATGATCCCAGGTTTTTCAAAACAACGTGTGTGTGATGAATTACAACGTGAAACGATTACTGTATCTAGAGTAGAATGTTCTAGTAGTACAGGGCTAAATAGTGAACTGAAAATGATGGAGATACCAGTGCAAGAACTTGTACCTGGAGATATGATTTTTCTTTCGGCTGGAGATGCTGTGCCAGCTGATGTACGTATTATTTATGCAGATGATTTATTAGTAAATGAGTCTGTGTTAACGGGAAACGAAGCGAGTATAGAGAAGTTTGAAAGCTGCTATCACCTTGAACGTAAACGATTTATTCCATTAAAACGGATGAAAGATTATAATCCACTTGAGCTTGAAAATGTATGTTTTAAAGGTTCGCATATTGTTAGTGGAAATGCAAAGGCTGTCGTTGTTTCTACTGGAAAAAATACGTATTCAGGCATATTGCATACTTGTTGTAGTAGGATGTCTTAA
- a CDS encoding 5'-3' exonuclease translates to MKKVLLVDGMALLFRAFYATSVYGQFMKRQDGTPTNGIHGYMKHLLTATQAIEPTHIVTCWDMGSTTFRTESFSNYKANRAAPPEELIPQFDLVQEMTAKLSIPVIGMKGYEADDCIGTLAKQYCNEAEVYILTGDTDLLQLVDKNVTVMLLRKGIGNYEYYTPEKIMEEKGVEPWQIVHAKAFMGDTSDNYPGVKGIGEKTAYKLIQEHGTVSAVLENVESLTKAQRTKIESDLENLNISLQLAQIHCEVPISCALEEGLHTMDEEKLKFVCEEMNWGRPEILINML, encoded by the coding sequence ATGAAAAAAGTATTATTAGTTGATGGTATGGCACTATTATTTCGTGCTTTTTACGCAACAAGTGTCTACGGACAATTTATGAAACGACAAGATGGAACCCCTACGAACGGGATTCATGGTTATATGAAACACTTGTTAACAGCTACGCAAGCGATCGAACCAACACATATCGTTACATGCTGGGATATGGGAAGTACGACATTTAGAACAGAATCGTTCTCGAATTATAAAGCAAATCGTGCAGCGCCACCAGAAGAATTAATTCCTCAATTTGATTTAGTGCAAGAAATGACTGCGAAATTATCCATTCCAGTTATCGGTATGAAAGGCTACGAAGCCGATGATTGTATCGGTACGCTTGCAAAACAATATTGCAATGAAGCTGAAGTTTATATTTTAACTGGTGATACAGATTTACTTCAACTTGTTGATAAGAACGTTACAGTTATGCTTCTGCGTAAAGGAATTGGAAATTACGAATATTACACACCGGAGAAAATCATGGAAGAAAAAGGTGTAGAGCCGTGGCAAATCGTCCATGCAAAAGCTTTCATGGGAGATACAAGTGATAATTATCCAGGTGTAAAAGGTATCGGTGAAAAAACAGCGTATAAGCTTATTCAAGAGCACGGAACAGTATCCGCTGTACTAGAAAATGTAGAATCATTAACGAAAGCGCAGCGTACGAAGATTGAAAGTGATTTAGAGAACTTAAATATTTCGTTGCAATTAGCACAAATTCACTGTGAAGTTCCAATTTCATGTGCACTAGAAGAGGGACTACACACAATGGATGAAGAAAAACTTAAATTTGTTTGTGAAGAAATGAATTGGGGAAGACCTGAAATATTAATAAATATGCTATAA
- a CDS encoding FbpB family small basic protein, giving the protein MRKKVRKSFKQLLIENKQSLLNNKENMKEIEERIEKRHVAYSGASN; this is encoded by the coding sequence ATGAGAAAAAAAGTGAGAAAATCTTTTAAACAATTATTAATTGAAAATAAACAATCACTATTAAATAATAAAGAAAATATGAAAGAAATTGAAGAAAGAATTGAGAAACGACATGTAGCATATAGTGGTGCCAGTAATTAA
- a CDS encoding acyltransferase family protein yields MKRYEELDSIRGISSLVVMIGHHLMIFSAFQNYSYEDNKPFVVYLLKETPARLIFSSGNESVIIFFVLSGFVLYESIQKNYSSYGSYLLKRICRIYIPYIVAIIIAIICQTTISEYGISYLSEWFNRSWTIESSSSLIAQHILLVGKYNTDAYNGVIWSLVHEMRISIIFPLILMICLRKTLRGSLLLLFSFSICSVIILFLFRSGLTLTSYALTLHYTVLFLLGALVAKYKNNLIVFYSNCTKNTKIAWFLFAILLFMYEGLIGEMKVLNNFIFRDYVVAISACLFVILSLSISTLSSLLRNKYLLYLGKISYSLYLYHIISLFSLIYMLHKILPLPIILIFSLVFSFIFAMLSYIYVEKFALRVGKYVTKQVDRKEKGLSVKSDLQDVIQKRAVK; encoded by the coding sequence ATGAAGAGATACGAAGAATTGGACTCTATAAGAGGGATTTCTTCATTAGTAGTAATGATTGGTCATCATTTAATGATTTTTTCAGCATTTCAAAATTACAGTTATGAAGATAATAAACCATTTGTTGTGTATCTATTAAAAGAAACACCTGCTCGTCTAATTTTTAGTAGTGGTAACGAATCTGTTATTATCTTTTTTGTTTTGAGCGGATTTGTTTTGTATGAATCTATTCAAAAAAACTATAGTAGCTATGGGTCATACCTTTTAAAACGTATATGCAGAATATATATTCCTTATATTGTGGCAATAATTATAGCGATTATATGCCAGACTACAATTAGTGAATATGGTATTTCTTATTTAAGTGAATGGTTTAATCGCTCATGGACGATTGAAAGTTCTTCAAGCTTAATCGCACAACATATTTTATTGGTTGGGAAATATAATACAGATGCATATAACGGTGTGATTTGGTCGCTTGTCCATGAAATGCGAATATCAATAATTTTCCCGTTAATTTTGATGATTTGCTTACGAAAAACGTTAAGGGGTTCATTACTATTATTGTTTAGTTTTAGTATATGTTCTGTCATCATATTATTTTTGTTTCGTTCGGGCTTAACATTAACAAGCTATGCATTAACTTTGCATTATACGGTGCTATTTTTACTAGGAGCACTAGTTGCGAAGTATAAAAATAATTTAATAGTTTTTTATAGTAATTGTACTAAAAACACGAAAATTGCATGGTTTTTATTTGCGATTTTACTTTTTATGTATGAAGGGCTTATTGGAGAAATGAAAGTGCTCAATAATTTTATATTTCGAGACTATGTAGTGGCGATAAGCGCATGTCTATTTGTCATATTAAGCTTGTCAATATCAACTTTGTCGTCCTTACTACGTAATAAATACTTGTTATATTTGGGGAAGATTTCTTACAGTCTTTATTTATATCATATTATATCGTTATTTTCCCTTATATACATGCTCCATAAAATATTACCGTTGCCTATTATTTTAATTTTTTCACTTGTTTTTTCGTTTATATTTGCAATGCTTTCGTATATATATGTAGAAAAATTTGCATTGAGAGTCGGAAAGTATGTAACAAAACAAGTGGATAGAAAGGAGAAAGGGTTATCTGTAAAGAGTGACTTGCAGGATGTTATTCAGAAAAGGGCGGTGAAATAA
- a CDS encoding YveK family protein, with the protein MKQEMSIKDFQQLLKRRFVTIILTMCCLTASLVLISMYVLKPSYQYSTQILVGNLDEFNKENSTNKTQENKQLVTSYVDILKSPLIISTVKKTLKLEQSSYELAQKISVVNTDNSQIVTVTVKDSNPKVVKDIVKTLAEQSQKSFQQYTNVQGVKVLTDPELQEQAEKLFPKFQLIIPISLIVSFFVGIGLAVFRDYFDERIYVEQDLEKITTVSVIGYINMKPNRKKKPTEVDKQSSIYRGEHVDV; encoded by the coding sequence TTGAAGCAAGAAATGAGTATAAAAGATTTTCAACAATTATTGAAAAGAAGATTCGTAACGATTATTTTAACGATGTGTTGTTTAACCGCTTCTTTAGTTCTTATCTCTATGTATGTTTTAAAGCCGTCATATCAATATTCAACGCAAATTCTTGTTGGGAATTTAGATGAGTTTAATAAGGAAAATTCAACAAATAAAACACAAGAAAATAAGCAACTAGTAACATCGTATGTCGATATTTTAAAAAGCCCATTAATTATTTCAACAGTTAAAAAAACTTTGAAATTAGAGCAATCAAGTTATGAATTAGCACAAAAAATCTCGGTGGTAAATACGGACAACTCACAAATTGTAACTGTTACAGTAAAAGATTCCAATCCGAAAGTCGTGAAAGACATAGTAAAGACATTGGCAGAGCAATCACAAAAAAGCTTTCAACAGTACACAAATGTACAAGGAGTGAAAGTATTAACTGATCCTGAGTTACAGGAACAGGCCGAAAAATTGTTTCCGAAATTTCAACTAATCATTCCTATTTCTTTAATTGTTAGTTTTTTTGTTGGTATAGGTTTAGCTGTATTTCGAGATTATTTTGATGAACGTATATACGTGGAACAGGATTTAGAGAAAATAACTACAGTTTCTGTTATTGGTTACATAAATATGAAACCGAATAGAAAAAAGAAACCTACAGAGGTTGATAAACAATCATCTATATATCGAGGTGAACATGTCGATGTTTAG
- a CDS encoding CpsD/CapB family tyrosine-protein kinase has product MSMFRTKKQLPFNMHDDLMKEQFYTVYHELKKSGKQLFTVSSTKDRGVVASLIVNMGLVFAEMKKKVLLIDVNFSDPKLHVLLQSNHMITVNDIISSSPCNYESFSSNLSKYLYCIPAKKTVHTGTPLIAMDEFDNAIAKWKEDFDYIFFYSSEVFDLPATHIIAGKCDGVVLAVKKRKDSLRTVQKVIADIKRKECELIGIILYS; this is encoded by the coding sequence ATGTCGATGTTTAGGACAAAGAAACAGCTGCCATTCAATATGCATGATGATCTGATGAAAGAGCAGTTTTATACGGTATATCACGAGCTGAAAAAATCTGGAAAACAACTGTTCACAGTTAGTTCAACGAAGGACAGAGGTGTTGTTGCCTCGCTTATAGTAAATATGGGGCTAGTGTTTGCGGAAATGAAGAAAAAGGTGTTACTTATTGATGTGAATTTTTCTGACCCTAAACTACATGTATTATTACAAAGTAATCACATGATAACAGTAAACGATATAATAAGTTCTTCCCCCTGCAATTATGAATCTTTTTCTAGTAATTTGTCTAAATACTTATATTGTATTCCTGCAAAAAAAACAGTACACACAGGGACACCCTTAATTGCTATGGATGAATTTGATAATGCGATTGCTAAGTGGAAAGAAGATTTTGATTACATTTTCTTTTATTCCTCTGAAGTATTTGACCTTCCTGCTACGCACATTATTGCAGGGAAGTGCGATGGAGTGGTTTTAGCAGTTAAAAAGCGAAAAGATTCACTACGTACAGTGCAAAAAGTAATAGCGGATATAAAGAGAAAAGAATGTGAATTAATAGGTATAATTTTATATTCTTGA